The region ttttataatttaaatgatTATCTATTTTTTATTACTCCTAAGTTTTTGGGTAATTATCATTATTGGGATTTTTATTCTAAAGTTTTAAAAAGAGCTCTTAGATTCTTTTGTGTTCTTGACGTGTGAATAATTTTTAGTGCGATTTTTTtgatgactgtgtatattgtaattatttatagcatcttacaaattttcagaaaaaaaTTATTGCACTAGTGATTAAATTTTTTATACACAGGAAAaacaacatgtttaaacctactttttgacactgtaaattatttaaaaatttgcaGGGTGTTCTAAATTTATACAAAATacattatcataaaaaaaatcgcacaaaAAATTATTCACAAACTATTCACAGATCGAAAATACAAAATAATCTCACGATTGGAGCTCTTTTTGAAGACCCTAAACCAAAAAATCTTCCATTATCATATACAACTtactattttttaaatattaaattttaatgaTTCTTTTCAATATTGAACTTGGGACTCcttctttaatatatatatagaaattacTCTTTTATAATCATAAAATTGGAAAAAGAAATTgagcaaatgaaaaaaaaaagtttcaacTTTTTAATTGaccaaataaacctaagctttttataatcaaaattgttttttttcttttaaaagaaATGATTTAACCACAAAGTTTGTAAAACAAAAAGGGAGgttttgtatttttaatattctttagtattcgtaTGAGTAAAACtacttattaatatatatatcattaattattatttttctttctaaGGTAACTTTAATTATTATTTCCCCCATAATATTGTGCTTTTGATAATTTTGGACAAGAGAGTGAGGAATGAGAACATTAAGATACTctcatatatttttaataatttatgtgTTTTTAACATAGGAAAGTCGTCTTTGTGATTTACTATAGTTGTGTTtagtaaaaattttgtttttgaattttttaaacacaaaaatagaaatattatttttatttttgtttcattatttttaaaaaataaaaatatatttggtaactattttttttttatttttaaaaacaaaaaataataaatgtgtttgataacttttatttttaatttttatataacaatataaaatgaggtgttgatttgaagaagagaagaaaaaaaattaaaagtcgaaaacagtttaaaaaattttaaaagtgaaaattttctatttctaaaatttaataaattttatttaaaattttaaaaaataataaataaaaataaagttatcaaacactattttatatttaattgtcaaatttttaattaattaaataaaaaactatttttttaagagTTATCAAACAACACTAATAGACTCTAATTTTTCAGATTCTACTACTATAGAATAGTGGCATTCTTATATAATACATTATCATATTTCATATTTTGTACTCATGCATAGCTAAATacattacttttttttattttaatttttcgataataaaatatttttgaactTCTTGTTCCTTGTGTAATGTTGTGTTTAGTGTAGGTATTTTTAGAAAGGAATTTcgtattttattttcattatgcaATTCTATATTGGGGTTATTGATAATTGTtagtataatatataatttcatGAGTTTGGGGTATTTTCCAATATACAGAATTTGTTAAAATTTGATCATTTTCTACGATAATTACTGCCATTTTTTTTATAGAAGCCACCGCACCATTCTTTCTCTTTAACCGtatctttaaaaaaatatatatatttttagttgtaaatgattttatttttttaaaattaagcaTATTTgccaaataacaaaaaaaaaaatgaaatgaaccATATTATTTAGgaaaaatgaaataataaaatgagatgctTTTATCATTTCTAATGTACCACTAGGGTACCTTTTCCTTAAGCAAATTCGTTAATTTTATTTGTATTCTTTATGAAATAATCTTATACTAAATATGAATTGAAGTAAAAATCCCTCACGCACAACTTCAAAGAAAAatcatttattattaatattattatgctTAAAATTAAATATTGCATGATTTTACAAGTACATAATAGATAGAAAAGTTGTCTTTCTAGTTTCCATCTCAAAGTTTCTTCAATATCATGCAAAAGAAACAATTTAATAAATTGAATAAACAAAAACCTGAAAAACACCAAACCCCACCTCCCAAATTTGTAAAGTTGATGCTTTCAATTGGTTCAATAAGATGTACAACAGTCAAGCCACGTGGCAGACCAATAGACACGTGTCAACTTCCCTTCAAAAGATCCTGCCACGTACTATTTTCAATATAGCTTTTTTCTTACAAATACAAAGAAGCTAAGCTTGAGATGGAAAAGAACCTTAACTGAAAAACATAACTTGAGAAGTTAATAGGCAAAGAAATGGCAAAGAGCAAAGATGACATAAAGTATGCAACTTCACAGGCGAGACTAACTGAGGATGAAGGTGTGAGGGTGGCTTACAAGCATGGAACTCCACTTGAAGGAGGAAAGATTGCTGATTCTGAACCAGTTGATCTCTTCTCATGTGCTCACAAAAATGGTCAAAACAGTGATCAATCTTCTTCAGATACCACCACTCAGTCTCAGCTGCACCGTCATACTAAAACTAATGATGAagaaggtggtggtggtggtggtggtggtggagaaGAACACAACACCAGGACTGGTAAGCCACCAGTTCTTGGGGGGCCTAAATAGATTCTACATATACATACAGGTTTCTACTGGTTGGAATCTCAGTCTGTAGCTTCAATGCTGAAAGAGTTGTGTTTCAACTCTAGTTTTTCCTTTGTTCCTGTCATATGGTGGCTGGTTGTATGAGAGAGAAAGATGCCAATTGTAGTAGTAATAACAATAGTAAAAGTTTACTATATTGATGTCTTTTGATACTGATATCTCACACAGAGTTCAACTCACTagtttcttcttttctctctaatTTAATCAACAAGTCTACACTGTGTTGCTTCAAATATAGATGAGGTAATGCAGATCAGATTATTTCTCAGTGAGGGTTCTCATAATTTTGATTGTACTTAAAGAACAACTCAACAACGTCAACTGACCTGGTATATTTTTCGAGCCAAAGAAAGACTTGGTAATGGTATGTGTGTCTGTATGAACAAAACGAACACCTGTATTGTATTCACGAGATTCTGAAAACATGGCATAAAAATTTATTGATCTAACTTCTCAATTAATCAATAGCCTGCAAACCAGCTAAGCCCCGGCATCTTTGACATTTGGCTTTCACTTTTGTAGTCTCTTAGCTCCCTTGCATCATCCCACCTCCCATTACCAGCATAAATGTTTGAAAGCATCACTTTGTAAGAACGACTTTCAGAGTTATTTTCTATCAATTGTTGTCCTATAATTTCTGCTAGCCTGGAATTTCCACAAGCATCACAGCATGATAAGAGTGCTCCCCAAATGCCATGGTCTACTGGTTCTGGCAAAGATTGTATCAGATAGTAAGCCTCTTCcaactctccattcatcccaagaaGTCTCACCATGTAAACATAATGTTCAGCTCTGGCTTGAATGCAAAATTTGTCTTTCATTATTCTGAAAAAGTGTTTCCCATCTTCAACAAGTCCAGCATGGCAGCAAGAGCAAAGCAGAGCAGAGAAAGTGCATTCATCAGGGATTAATCCATTATCCAAAATCTCTTGGAATTTTCTAAAGGCCTGGGAGGCAAGTCCATGCAAGCCATAGCCTAACATCAATGCATTGTATGAAACGATATTCCTTTCTGGCATAATCTCAAAAACCTGAATTCCCAAGCCCAGGAAACCGCACTTTGAGTACATGTCTATGAGGGCACAGCAAACCATGACATCTGTATCAAGTCCTTGTTTAAGAGCATAAGCATGAATTTCACTACCGCGATTCACATCTACCATCTCAGCAGTAGCTGCTAAAACACTGGCAGTCAATATGGAATCTGCCTTCTTACCTGACAAAGTAAATTTCTTAAAGTAAATATGTGCATTTTCATGTTGTCCAGACTGAGAATATCCACTAATCAAAGCAGACCACGTAACTAAATCAGGTTGTAATATTCCGCTAAAAACTTTATATGCAAAATCCATTGATTTGCATCTGGAGTACATGCTCACAAGTGCACTACCTACATGAACATTAGAGTCAAAACTATGTTTCAAACAAAACCCATGTATCCCTTGGCCAATGCTTGAGTCTGCCAAGCTCAATAGCAAACCAACAAATGTATACCCATCTGGCTGCCTACCCATAATTTGCATCTTATGGAAGAGTTCTAGCCCTTTGTACCATAATCCACAATTCCCATAAGCAGAAATCATGGTATTCCACAGCACCAAATCTGGCTCGGGTATTCTATAAAACACCTTGCTGGCTTCGTCAACAAACTTTAGCTTTGAATAAGCTGTCACAAGTGCACTACTACAGATTGAGTCGAATCCTAAGCCAGAAACCACGGCAACTGCATGGATAAGCTTGACTCCATACATATCAAATCTCTCAGAGCATGAACGTACCACACAAGCATATGTAAAGCCATCAGGTTCAATATCAGTCGTCAACATACTTCTCAACAGAGAAAAAGTCTCAGAAAATCTGTGGGCTTGAGCGTGAGCTCGAATTATGGAATTCCAGAGGTAAACACTTCGGTTGGGACTTTTCTCAAACACGTAACGAGCAGAACAAAGGTCCCCGTGAATGGCATACAATCTAACCATTTGAGTGGCATAAAATGGGTCACACGAGAGTTGTGTCTTGACAATCAAAGCATGCAACTTTTTTGTTGCTGATAAAGATAAATAAATCTTTGAGAGTTCTTTGTAAACTAAATGAGTCAAAGAAGACATTTAAATGGGATTCAGGAAAATGAGTCAAAGAAAACATTTAAATGGGATTCAGGGAAAGAAGAGAATGACAATGAGGAAGAGCTAACAAAGATGCTATACAAGAAATAGTGAACTAGGAATTGATACACCCTTTTATGTCCTTAAAGTGTTTGTAAAATGTCAAAAGTGTCGTACTAAGTACAAAATATGCTGTTTTTGACTTAAGAAAGGAACCAAATTTTTAGAAGCTGCATAACTCTAGCTTTGGCCACTTCTGGTTATTTAGTCAAAACCCAAAAGCCGCAACTCTTTTCTTCTTTGATTCTAACTAATCAGCAACTTTTTTTTTAATCCAAAGTCCAAATCCATGTTCTttaaagttataagttttttatttggaaaaatttaaattaattttacatGAACTCGAAAATTATATTTACTTTTACACTTTGACATGAAAATATGGAAAGtgtaaaaaattaatataaattttaagtACATTACTacatgaataataaaaaataaaaaataaaaaatactaagaCCATCTCCAATATGATCTATAAAGTACTAAATTCGAcacaaacaataaaaaaaattatatttagcACAATATTTGTAATTGTACTTCAATGTACAATAGTATTTTAAGATGCAATTTGATATATAAAAGTGATTTTCAATAGTTGGTATATTAACTATTTTAACAAAGAATTAAgggaaatattaaaataaaataaaaatatgtaacAAATACTCACTAATGTTTATTAgcaatattataaataaataaaaaattattactatGCTAAATTTGTCTCGTGTTACATCTTGTCAAATTTTGCATTTTAGACAACTAAGATAAAGTATAAATGTTCTAGTCTTAAACTAATGTCTACTTTGTACTGTGTCAGTGAAAAAAAATGAATGGGAAGTTTTATTAAATTGGAAAAATATTACCTTCTTGATCGAACCATTTTTTCAGTTCATCTGCCGCCGGTAAGAGTGACTGAGATGCATCCAAAACCTGCAGAGAATCACTTCCACTTTGttcagaattaattaaatatgtgGAACAGTCAAGTATAGAACAAAAACATGACATATAGAACAAGATGAGTTTCTTCCAtcaatagagaagaacaatacaTCCAACCTCAAATTCTGAACTTGTCAGACTAATATCAATCGTAGAAACAAAATGAAAAAACAATGTTATTAAAAATTCAATGCATATAGGAGGAATGCAGGAAAATTCAATCCCAAAGCAAGTTTTCGAAAGAATTGTATCCATAGCCTCAGAACAATGATTTTCACCTGTGCAAAAGGAACACATTTGCTTCCAGGAACATGACCACTTATACCCTTTAGAGGTTCTGCAACAGCTCCATCAAACCTGCAAGAGCACATTCTCTATAAAACTCCGTAGTACAATAATTAGAATAGAAAGTGCTCGGACTGAAAAAAATATAGGTATTTGACtttggaaaaaataaaatagaacaagtAAGAATACCTGGGTTTTGATTGAGCATCTATAAGTTGGTGTGTCTTGTTCTCGATGTTACTTTGAACCTAGAAAGTAAGTAAATGTGTGAAAAAAGTAAACATGTAAACTACTTCTGTTCCATATTGGTAGGGATgttccaatattcaaagtttgcTTTGTAAGTCAGATAAAAATGAATGAAATACAAGGTGCAGACTAGCAATTTGGACAAAATAGATACAACAAGCATGCCATGCAACCACTGTGACAATCAAACTCCAAGTATCTACACAGACTGACATAAGTATCCATTTTACAAATGAAATTTAATATACATGATACTTCACTATAGTTTATCATCAAATTGTATAATATTCAGAATGAGTAAGCCAACCTGGTCAAGTGTCCACACAAGATGTGGCTGAAACTTTGTCTCAAATGTAATTGGACCAACCTGCAACCCGTGAAAGTGGTAGAtcttattaaatatgaaaattagACATGACAATATAGTAAAGTTCTAGTTCTAATTAGCATAAACTATAAGACAGAATGCGGTAGACCTTAAGAAGAGAAGTATAAATGCCAAAATAGAAAGCATACATAGCAAGGAAGGTCCAAATTTAAAAAGTTGCCAACCGAAACAACAAATGTCACATCAAAGCAGCAACCATGGAAGCAGGTTATGGCACTATCTAATTTACCTCCAAGTTAGGGTCCTTGATGTTAGCACGGAGCCAATCAACAGAAACAACAGGGTCATTCACAGATACATATTTTGTTGAGAAACTAGTTCTTTCCCCTGCCACTGAGGAAGCCATAACGCGATGAATCTGATGAGATGTTTTATAAGTTGTGAGGGCAGGGTCCGCTGGTAAATGAAATAATGTTTTCAgctgcaataaaaaataatatcactCATCCTCAAAAGAATTATTATAAATCTATATCTATGAACTTGCAGCATTGTCTGAACTTAACAAACATCCCTAAAAAGataaatttgaccaaaatttgaGTTACAACTTGACCTCACAAGAACATTTAAGGGAAAAAAATCAATAACATAAATAGTCTTCGTTATGAAGCTGAACTATTCATCTTAAGTGTCATACAAAGTAAACAAATTAGAAACAACTCCATCATCATAAATTCTTGAGGAAGCTTTCTTCATTTTAATGACCTTTGCACCTTTGGAGAAAACCACAATTTCAGTAATTTTGCAACAGAGACTCCCCAAGCTATAAAACCAATATCTGCAGATGACATAAAAACATAGACATAGATAAATTCACTACACATATTTTGGCATAGGATACCAATACCGCCAACTATTCATAGCTATCTCTTAACATTCTTTACCGGCtgtcaaggaaaagacaaattaTTTCCCATAATATATTTTTCCTAGTCCACAAGATTCCAATAGGGATAACTTTGGGTGAACATTGTCAAGAATCAAAACCATATACAACACAAACAAATTTAAGCTTCGTCACACCATAAATACAAGAAAAGTCACCACCACAAATCACTTAATTGGTTTAAACAACAAACTAGAAGTTTTCCCATATTCTAAAGATCAcaactaaaccaattaaaaattcAGACCCAAAAACAAACAACGCATATCATATCAAAACAAGTAAACAACAATTAAAATTTAGcgtaaaaatcaaaattttaagaGAGACCAATGATAGGCTTGATTGAGAAATAGGAATAGAAGGACTTACCTTAACAAGAGAAGTGAAGAATCGGGGTTTTTGAGtttgagagaaagaagaagaggagtgaaTCAAGCGATGGGCGCCAAAGAGAGACCTTGTTAAAAGAGATGAAGCCATTTTAGACAGAGACCATAAGGAAGGAGAGTGTTTTGAGTGAGAAATTGTCAGTGAAAGAGGCGAAAGTGCCAATTTTTCGAAGGTTATTACACCTTAaatgttagtttattttatttaattgtgtgtttgctatatttaattgtttgtaattttatttaattgttaaaattgtTTAGTAGAATTTTTGGGAAAatatttgttaaatgatatttatttattttattttaaaatgtgattatttgagtttTAGTTGAATCTACTAAGGTGTATAATAAACAGTGATATACCATAATTATTGAGTGTGTGCTAGTGCGTGGTAGTATGGTGTATATGTGTAGAAATTTCTACACACTTTGTACTttcttaatattatatttttatttaaattaattgaaaaaaaGGGCAAGTGAGGTGGATGTGTGAGTGTAGTGGGAAAAGAAGTGAgttttttttccatttattttccaaagtaaataaattaaaattagaagaaaatgacTATTTTGGGAAAGGAAGTGATCATCTTTTATCTCCTATCAATTGTgataaaaacaaataataaaaattaaaagaaaataggaaacttacctttttcttttaattgGGTCATTATGGGAGAATTAGCATAAAGAGGGAATGGAAAAAtggaagagcattatgctcttgggCCTGCCGAATTCTAGAGAGAGTGGCGTGAGCTAGGAGAGAGAAGGAGGAAGAAGAAGGTCTTGAGGAAAAACTCTaggtttgtgttcttgattccCTTGGTAATTTGATTCTCTATTTCTCCTTGTTTTCTTCTTGATGACTaaactctattttcttctctTGGTTGAATTGTTGTTTCCCTACCTTCATGGGTTCGAAAATCCTAGGCTTGAGCAAGGGGGGATTATAGTTGTGGGTGTTGGTCATCTtatgtgttcttgattttacaataaaGAAAGGTAATGGATCTCTAAACCTAGTGTTTGTTGTTTCTTGGGTTATGTAATTGATGGTTATATTTTATGTTGATGCATGAGGAAATTAACATAGGCATGCGCATGGGTGTTGGTGTTGTTTTGGAGTGATTCTTATGATTGTAATTCTCATAGGTATATTCATAGTATGTCCATGAGCTTTATTATTGATGTGTGGTGTAGATAATATGATGTTATTATTTTCTATGATTAATGATATTTGATGATTGTGTACATGTGGGTTTCGGCCTATGCATGTCTATGGGTTTcttatgttttattattttatattgtcaatatgttagatccatgttctaggacCTATGCAATTTTGGTATAATAATAATTTGGACTTTTGATGATTGGATTCATGAAATTTGATAAGggtgtatatgagattatgtatcaataaatcacgatatgcatgaaaaatgataggaacatgctaggtttaatataaaggcatatatgaatattggtgtttatgttattaatgcatgttgttgttattattttgttgggttgcatGTATGAACTCATTGGAAATAGAATAAGGTGTTGTAAGGTTGTAATTGAATATGTGTtagcactactacaaatataggctttctctgcggttttttttaaacaataaataaaaagcacATAGAAAATTATTAAAAgagtcaaaaaaattatatttaatgtctgcgccctattttattgcggtttttaaaaaaaacgcaGTGAAAGGTATGAATGActcacttttctccgcggttttgggtctaaaaccgcagagaaaagtgtagaACTTTTccccacttttctctgcggttctatacccaaaaccgcagagaaaagtggacttttctctgcggttttgggtatataaccgcggagaaaagtggtcTCCACCCACTTAAGCacaaaaacctatttttcccTCTCATTTGCACATCTTCTTCCCCTTCACAGAGACACGGCCGAAGCTCTCCCACCACCGTCCCTACCCACGGGTAAGCCCCACATTgtccattttttttgtttttttttccatttccttgcatattaaagcttaaaatcatgtatatatacttaatcttgagttattttgaagttttagggtaaaaatgaagaaattttgtgtgggtttaatggtggtttctatgtatgtttatatggttattttttttaatatttttgaaattttatataggaTTGGAAGACATTTTCATCGTTTAAAacgtgtattgatcactaaaagttgatttctttaatgtatatttcggttttagggtatttttgtattattttatttataataatgttgtttacataattttttatattaaaaattagtgcttgcataattttgtatattatttaggtaattatttttttaaagtatatttttgttaattatattattttaggatcaattcaattatcatatatttactaatgtttaactttttattgtaggaaatatttgtttgagtgtgaggttgaaattgttgaatattaatttttaaggtaagtagtaattactacttaattttttttttttttttttatatttacaaactattgttagaggagtttgaatatattagatattcatccatagtgaagtaggttctgagataaaattgtgtgctgtggagataacagaaggttgagaataTGTGTGTCTTAGTAAAGTAGGATCTGTGAattttctgtgtgctgcggtgacttatggttaagaacatgcatgttgtttgttatatgttttgtttgatgtgaatttatatgtagataacttgggatatgctataaatacagaggaaactctgcccaatttttttttgatgatattagttgaacatgttttataagttactatatataataataatatttttgtttttgttgaaattttaaatacatatgaattttggatatgttataaaaataaatgaaactctgcccatttcattttataatttaataattgaacataattttagagtattactatactaattttcttttcttaatcaacttaggaattaggtagatattatcattatggataagtcatggattcttgaggatagagaaacacaacaatttcaagacggattcaaccaatttttagaattttgccaaacaaattgtagtgatccgaAAAGAATTCATTGTCAATGTATAGAGTGGTTGGATGCTAGAAGAATTGCTAATATCTCTCTTCCTTTTACAGATAGAGGATTTACTGATGACCCCTGAAAAAAAATCTTGTATTTACTTTCTAATATGTTAGGTGAAGAGGAAACTGTGAGGAGAAAAGAGTTGAAAGAAAGTTAAGGAAATAGGAACTCAGAGTAGAATTTAAACTATGTTTTGACAACATCTAGTAGTgagttattatatatttttgtactTGTATTTTGAAAGGATTCATATATGAGATACTTGTTAAGTGATTTGAAATAATGATCTAAAATTATAGGTTGACTATTATTAGGGTAACATACGTACTAATTAAACACAAAAGAGCTAGCTAGCTAATTCATTTATCTTCAACTGGTTTGAAGTTTTGTTTGAAGATGCTCCACTACTTGGGGTATCTCATAATCATCTTGGAATACATAAATATTTCCAGGATCTTCAATTTTTTGGTGGGCTCAATCATAGAATGAAAAGAGGCTTACAAGCTCGCTTTTATTTGCATTTGTTCGCCTTCATTAATCCAGTTCTGTAATAGGCTAGCTTTTCCCATATTTTGTTAATTTGTAAGCTCAGTTTGTCATCATCCGAGTCCAATGATAATGATGATATTTTCCAAATCCAATATTCATCATATCATTCATCTTCTCTCTGATGAGATCAAGAACTTGACTTTTTGAATATATATTATGATCATAATGCCATGGATGATGGaaactttttcaacatattttgttaacttttatcGGCATTAATAAAcattaaacaaaacaaaacaaaaaatggaATTCAACTCTAATTAAACACAAACAACACAAATGACTCCAATTCTCTCTTATATCAACCCCAACTCACATCCTCTAACCTTATAGTATTTGCCccatcaaattaattaaatgtgcacattacaaagtgattggttagctaGATTAATGCCATTTGTTTATGAAATCTAAATTTTTGTATGTATGTAAGATCAAAGTTctaacttatattggttagaatgattaaagtctttgattcattactagccaattattttgtattagatatgaaatgtatatataacaatttaacaaattagttatactattgaaaataattatgtataattaaaattgaaaattaattttttttattaaaaatgctgGGTTATCAAccgaaattgaatttttttttttttttaatgagaagcacttttctctgcggttgtagtaagcaaaccgcggagaaaagagacttttctccgcggttgacttactacaaccgcagagaaaagtgtagcttttctccgcggtttgcgtaacacttttctctgcggtcgaatacactgcgcttttcaatactttcgaaaaccgcagtgtattgagcaaaaaaaccgcagagaaaagccttttttgtagtagtgtagttattttctttgaattatttgtataataagagcatgttaggatttgtgatttattgtgttaattaaacatgtatgattttatatgaattttgtgaggcatgaggtaaaagataaaattcatgatgatttatgcttgctgattttgtgattaattggtgaaaaaattgataaaataatgatgtgcatgcataagaaatgtctctaatgatatgttgtatttgtaggaataaaattgtattttaattcacacttaaaattatgtttttgcacaaataattacctactgattttttttttttttttatgaaaatatgagttttaaaaaaacgaaaatg is a window of Humulus lupulus chromosome 4, drHumLupu1.1, whole genome shotgun sequence DNA encoding:
- the LOC133829912 gene encoding putative pentatricopeptide repeat-containing protein At1g64310; the protein is MCSEFIYVYVFMSSADIGFIAWGVSVAKLLKLWFSPKLKTLFHLPADPALTTYKTSHQIHRVMASSVAGERTSFSTKYVSVNDPVVSVDWLRANIKDPNLEVGPITFETKFQPHLVWTLDQVQSNIENKTHQLIDAQSKPRFDGAVAEPLKGISGHVPGSKCVPFAQVLDASQSLLPAADELKKWFDQEATKKLHALIVKTQLSCDPFYATQMVRLYAIHGDLCSARYVFEKSPNRSVYLWNSIIRAHAQAHRFSETFSLLRSMLTTDIEPDGFTYACVVRSCSERFDMYGVKLIHAVAVVSGLGFDSICSSALVTAYSKLKFVDEASKVFYRIPEPDLVLWNTMISAYGNCGLWYKGLELFHKMQIMGRQPDGYTFVGLLLSLADSSIGQGIHGFCLKHSFDSNVHVGSALVSMYSRCKSMDFAYKVFSGILQPDLVTWSALISGYSQSGQHENAHIYFKKFTLSGKKADSILTASVLAATAEMVDVNRGSEIHAYALKQGLDTDVMVCCALIDMYSKCGFLGLGIQVFEIMPERNIVSYNALMLGYGLHGLASQAFRKFQEILDNGLIPDECTFSALLCSCCHAGLVEDGKHFFRIMKDKFCIQARAEHYVYMVRLLGMNGELEEAYYLIQSLPEPVDHGIWGALLSCCDACGNSRLAEIIGQQLIENNSESRSYKVMLSNIYAGNGRWDDARELRDYKSESQMSKMPGLSWFAGY
- the LOC133829916 gene encoding SEED MATURATION PROTEIN 1 → MAKSKDDIKYATSQARLTEDEGVRVAYKHGTPLEGGKIADSEPVDLFSCAHKNGQNSDQSSSDTTTQSQLHRHTKTNDEEGGGGGGGGGEEHNTRTGKPPVLGGPK